The proteins below come from a single Amphiura filiformis chromosome 15, Afil_fr2py, whole genome shotgun sequence genomic window:
- the LOC140170999 gene encoding uncharacterized protein, translated as MYHYIDTDKCLACHPSCKTCDGPAPSECLTCDDELKFDDVHGSCHVSCPSHTFFHGGSSGCVHCYEECATCDGQSENDCLTCENGLYLYVDETNNAQCRTACPDGNFHYRPSDDSTDNYECQQCDTSCKTCFGGKDDECTTCQSDMFKEGFTCVTNCEEGLYPDDKNICQQCHEKCETCSGGGNNHCLSCKGDLYWQDGYCVDHCTQGFYLEANGRRCDTCNQRCLDCKDSGVFDCTNCRDSYLLANGTCYNRCEMGKYWKNGTCITCDSTCKECFGPKEDHCITCPDHLNLYRLDVNHSSCVRCCQDGEEASDMCCTCNDDKGKIHSHRLHLNLYRLDVNHSSCVRCCEDGEEASDICCTCNDDKDKCLRSGEGKGGKGGKGGKKKTKNSPSSDHPHLQTGTIVLGVILCIAFFCTVFCVLQARSKKIWCFKGSYDKLPAYYDSKGNHVIMSKQYQHEKINIMSDDEDFYEDIDSEQEEDD; from the exons ATGTATCACTATATTGATACTGACAAGTGCTTAG CATGTCACCCAAGTTGCAAAACTTGTGATGGCCCTGCACCAAGTGAGTGTCTAACTTGTGATGATGAGTTGAAGTTTGATGATGTCCACGGTAGCTGTCATGTCTCTTGCCCATCACACACATTCTTTCATGGTGGGAGTAGCGGCTGCGTGCATTGCTATGAAGAATGTGCAACTTGTGATGGACAGAGTGAAAATGATTGCCTCACATGCGAGAATGGCCTCTATTTGTATG tggaTGAGACAAACAATGCACAATGCAGAACAGCCTGTCCAGATGGCAATTTTCACTATCGACCCAGCGATGACTCAACTGACAACTATGAATGCCAGCAATGCGATACCAGCTGTAAAACTTGTTTTGGTGGAAAGGATGACGAATGCACCACCTGTCAATCGGATATGTTCAAGGAAGGATTCACCTGTGTCACCAACTGTGAAGAAGg GCTTTATCCTGATGACAAGAACATCTGCCAGCAATGTCATGAGAAGTGCGAGACGTGTTCTGGAGGAGGCAACAATCACTGCTTGAGCTGTAAGGGTGATTTATACTGGCAGGATGGGTACTGTGTAGACCATTGCACACAGGGCTTCTACCTGGAGGCAAATGGTCGTAGATGTGATACATGTAACCAGAGGTGTTTGGATTGTAAAG ATTCTGGTGTATTTGACTGTACAAACTGCCGGGACAGTTATTTGCTTGCTAATGGTACATGCTATAACAGATGTGAAATGGGAAAATACTGGAAGAATGGG ACCTGCATAACATGTGATTCAACTTGCAAGGAGTGTTTTGGACCTAAAGAAGACCACTGTATAACTTGCCCAGATCACCTTAATCTCTACCGTCTGGATGTTAACCATTCAAGCTGTGTGCGGTGCTGTCAAGATGGAGAGGAGGCTAGTGATATGTGCTGTACTTGTAATGATGATAAAGGTAAGATTCACTCTCATCGTTTA CACCTTAATCTCTACCGTCTGGATGTTAATCATTCAAGCTGTGTAAGGTGCTGTGAAGATGGAGAGGAGGCTAGTGATATATGCTGTACTTGTAATGATGATAAAG ATAAGTGCTTAAGATCCGGTGAGGGCAAAGGCGGAAAAGGGGGCAAAGGTGGCAAGAAGAAAACCAAAAACAGCCCATCTTCAGACCATCCCCATCTGCAGACAGGTACAATAGTTCTGGGCGTCATCCTCTGTATAGCATTCTTCTGCACCGTGTTCTGTGTACTCCAAGCAAGATCCAAAAAAATCTGGTGCTTTAAAGGTTCCTACGATAAGTTGCCAGCCTATTATGACAGTAAAGGTAATCATGTGATAATGAGTAAACAATACCAACATGAGAAAATCAACATCATGAGTGATGATGAGGATTTTTATGAAGATATAGACAGCGAGCAGGAGGAAGATGACTAG